From one Humulus lupulus chromosome 8, drHumLupu1.1, whole genome shotgun sequence genomic stretch:
- the LOC133796588 gene encoding probable uridine nucleosidase 2, translating to MGESESESMKMKMIIDTDPGIDDAMAIFVALRCPEIEVVGLTTIYGNVYTTLATRNALHLLEIAGRSDIPVAEGSHVTITKGTKLRIADFVHGADGLGNQNFPPPKGKPIQQSAAAFLVEQANLHPGKLTVVALGPLTNIALAIQLDPDFAQNIGRIVVLGGAFAVNGNVNPAAEANIFGDPDAADIVFTSGADVLVVGINVTHQVVLTDAHREVLASSNGKFAEYLCKILEVYFSYHQYAYSTGGVYLHDPTALLAAVYPDLVTYTEGVVRVQTDGITRGLTVLYNKQKRFGEVTEWSDKPTVKVAVTVDAPAVVKLVMERLLDS from the exons ATGGGTGAATCTGAATCTGAAtcgatgaagatgaagatgatcatCGATACAGACCCTGGAATCG ATGATGCGATGGCAATATTTGTGGCCCTGAGGTGTCCCGAAATTGAAGTGGTTGGACTTACCACTATCTACGGCAACGTTTATACCACTCTCGCCACCCGAAACGCCTTGCATTTG TTGGAGATTGCTGGGAGAAGTGATATCCCTGTAGCTGAAGGATCTCATGTCACAATCACT aaaggtacAAAGCTCCGGATTGCTGATTTTGTTCATGGTGCGGATGGACTTGGCAACCAAAATTTCCCTCCGCCTAAGGGCAAGCCTATCCAACAGTCCGCTGCTGCTTTTCTGGTCGAACAAGCAAACCTTCACCCTGGAAAACTCACTGTTGTAGCCTTGGGTCCACTTACTAATATTGCATTG GCTATTCAACTGGATCCGGATTTTGCCCAAAATATTGGGCGGATTGTTGTTCTGGGTGGTGCCTTTGCAGTGAATGGGAATGTAAATCCAGCTGCAGAGGCCAAC ATATTTGGGGATCCGGATGCTGCAGATATCGTATTCACCAGTGGGGCAGATGTGTTGGTTGTAGGGATAAATGTTACTCATCAAGTCGTTCTCACAG ATGCGCATCGAGAAGTGTTGGCAAGTTCAAATGGAAAGTTTGCTGAGTACTTGTGTAAAATTTTAGAGGTCTACTTTTCGTATCATCAGTATGCCTATAGCACAGGAG GCGTTTACCTTCACGACCCGACGGCCCTTCTTGCAGCTGTATATCCTGATCTAGTCACTTACACGGAGGGTGTTGTGAGGGTCCAGACCGATGGCATCACAAGAGGGCTCACTGTTTTGTATAACAAGCAGAAAAG GTTCGGTGAAGTTACAGAATGGTCGGATAAACCAACAGTGAAGGTGGCCGTCACGGTTGATGCTCCGGCTGTTGTCAAACTTGTGATGGAACGTCTCTTAGACTCCTAG
- the LOC133796587 gene encoding inactive glucose-1-phosphate adenylyltransferase small subunit 2, chloroplastic: MVLSQLCLPSSPSRGVPLTFKRNRGHRRSPLKLPSSVFVSNSYPIWPPPSASSDQTQSVAAIIFGDGSESQSRLYPLTKRRSEGALPMAANYRLIDAVVSNCINSNINKIFALTQFNSTSLNSHLSKAYSGVGLGGDGIVQVIAAHQSPHHHHDNGSWFQGTADAVRKCLWILEEYHPVTEFVVLPGHHLYRMDYQQLVQTHRNSKADITIAASTTSIHDPGFGILQLDSQHQVSAIRFKSADVSRIHFASSVNRKLSDFSCGELPSMGIYVISKEAMKRLLEEQFPEAKDLAREVIAGAVAENGMKVQGYAFGGRWEEMRSIGEFYKANMESIQEEKMGYDFCDRGVPVYTMPHCLPPTLISEAVITNSLVGDGCIMGRCSIRGSVIGMRTRIGDGVVIEDSVIIGSDVYQDQEEDEEEEKEAMIPIGIGQQCQIRKAIVDKNARIGNNVMARFSNNSSRSFFLFINVFVF, translated from the exons ATGGTGTTATCGCAGCTTTGTCTTCCCAGCTCCCCCTCTCGTGGAGTTCCTCTAACATTTAAACGAAATCGTGGTCACAGAAGAAGTCCACTAAAGCTTCCATCAAGCGTGTTCGTATCCAATTCATATCCCATTTGGCCACCTCCTTCAGCTTCTTCTGATCAG ACTCAGAGCGTAGCAGCCATCATATTTGGGGATGGATCAGAATCACAATCACGGCTGTATCCATTGACCAAGAGAAGATCAGAGGGAGCTCTACCAATGGCGGCAAATTATAGACTTATCGATGCAGTAGTGAGCAACTGTATTAACAGCAACATAAACAAGATATTCGCTCTCACCCAATTCAACTCTACCTCTCTCAACTCCCACCTTTCCAAGGCTTATTCTGGAGTAGGCCTCGGCGGCGACGGGATTGTCCAAGTGATTGCAGCACATCAGAGCCCTCACCACCATCATGACAATGGATCGTGGTTCCAGGGAACTGCCGATGCGGTAAGAAAATGCCTTTGGATACTAGAAGAGTATCATCCAGTGACAGAGTTTGTGGTGCTTCCAGGCCACCATCTGTACCGAATGGACTACCAGCAGCTGGTGCAGACCCACCGCAACAGTAAGGCTGACATTACCATTGCAGCATCAACAACTAGTATTCATGACCCTGGATTTGGCATTCTCCAATTGGACTCTCAACACCAAGTTTCAGCTATTCGATTCAAGTCGGCTGATGTTAGCCGTATTCATTTTGCTTCATCA GTGAATAGAAAATTGAGTGATTTTAGTTGTGGTGAATTGCCAAGCATGGGAATCTATGTGATAAGCAAGGAGGCAATGAAAAGGCTTCTCGAAGAGCAGTTTCCAGAGGCAAAGGACTTGGCAAGGGAAGTGATTGCAGGAGCAGTAGCAGAAAATGGGATGAAg GTTCAAGGGTATGCGTTTGGTGGAAGGTGGGAGGAGATGAGGAGCATTGGGGAATTCTACAAGGCAAACATGGAGAGCATACAGGAAGAGAAGATGGGATACGA CTTCTGTGACAGAGGAGTTCCAGTGTATACAATGCCTCATTGCCTGCCGCCAACTCTCATAAGTGAAGCTGTTATAACAAACAGTCTTGTTGGGGACGGGTGCATCATGGGT AGATGCAGTATCAGAGGTTCGGTGATTGGGATGAGGACTAGAATTGGAGATGGTGTTGTGATTGAGGATTCTGTCATCATTGGTTCTGATGTGTATCAG GAccaagaagaagacgaagaagaagaaaaagaagcaaTGATTCCAATAGGAATAGGACAACAATGTCAAATAAGGAAAGCAATTGTAGATAAGAATGCAAGGATAGGCAACAATGTTATGGCAAGATTTTCAAATAACTCAAGTCGTTCGTTTTTCTTGTTTATAAATGTATTTgttttttga